A genomic region of Thermodesulfobium narugense DSM 14796 contains the following coding sequences:
- a CDS encoding PepSY domain-containing protein, whose product MNGVKKFTVLAIGGLLLTTSAFGVAKADQHVTGSIKITQDNEASYADLSRTTIDQAVSSALSAQPGKVIKAKLEDENGTLVWNVDVVSNNQMYEVKVDAKDAKVLSTGIDQVDNQKESVEERD is encoded by the coding sequence ATGAACGGTGTAAAAAAGTTTACAGTTTTAGCAATTGGAGGACTATTACTGACAACTTCAGCATTTGGAGTAGCAAAAGCTGATCAGCATGTAACAGGATCTATCAAGATTACTCAGGATAACGAGGCAAGCTATGCAGATCTGTCGCGCACAACAATTGATCAGGCAGTGTCAAGTGCTCTTTCAGCCCAACCAGGAAAGGTTATCAAAGCAAAGCTTGAAGATGAAAACGGCACTTTGGTCTGGAATGTAGACGTCGTGTCCAACAACCAGATGTATGAAGTAAAAGTAGATGCAAAGGATGCCAAGGTTTTAAGCACAGGAATAGATCAGGTAGATAACCAAAAAGAAAGTGTTGAAGAAAGAGATTAA
- a CDS encoding MORN repeat-containing protein, translating to MIWLAVSADNSAAQGTELCGVDPTNGAKICIISGDNSASLVSVSWSGAVVNGMADGPGNLTCVYKIPDKETKVQGSAEMKAGKLNGKANLKWSNGYSYDGYFQDGLRNGQGVFRWPDGIVYDGEWKNGTYDGYGVMKFAMRLPQSLTLTNWSPMTIVSG from the coding sequence GTGATTTGGTTAGCAGTTTCTGCAGACAATTCAGCAGCGCAAGGGACAGAACTTTGTGGAGTTGATCCTACAAATGGTGCAAAAATTTGCATTATATCCGGTGACAATAGTGCTTCATTAGTTTCAGTAAGCTGGTCAGGGGCGGTAGTAAATGGAATGGCAGATGGTCCAGGAAACTTAACCTGTGTCTATAAAATTCCTGATAAAGAGACAAAGGTTCAAGGCAGCGCAGAAATGAAAGCTGGTAAGCTAAATGGCAAGGCAAATCTTAAATGGTCAAATGGATATTCATACGACGGATACTTCCAAGACGGCCTGCGAAACGGGCAAGGTGTATTCAGATGGCCTGATGGCATAGTTTATGATGGTGAATGGAAGAATGGAACATATGATGGATATGGTGTTATGAAGTTTGCCATGAGGCTCCCTCAATCCCTGACGCTCACAAACTGGTCACCTATGACTATCGTGTCTGGATGA